The Blattabacterium cuenoti genome includes the window ATAGAATCTTGACAACAAATCATTAAATGTTCTGGAGCAACTTGATTTATTATTTTAATGCCAATTTCTAAAGAAGAAACAACAATAATTTTACTATGTCTTAAAGATTCTTTTATAAGTTCACATTTAACCTTAATATATTCTAATTGTTTATTTAATTCTTGTTTTACTTTCTCAACCCAATTTAACTTATTAATAGTAACTAATAAAATGTAACTTTCTGCATCATGTTCCGCTTGAGACAGCATATCTGACGCTACATACTCAGGAACTGCTGTATCATCTGCTAATATAGCAACTTCAGAAGGACCAGCTGGCATATCAATAGAAACCATTCCATTTTGGAATACATTTTTTTTAGCTTCAGTAACATAAGAATTACCAGGCCCAAAAATTTTATATACTTTTGGAATACTCTTTGTTCCTATGGCCATAGCAGCAATTGCTTGAGCTCCTCCAACTTTATATATTTTGTTAATTCCAATATATTGAGCCGTATACAAAATAGATGGTGATATTTCACCATATTGATTTGATGGAGTACACAAAATAACATCTTTACATCCAGCAATTTTACTTGGTATTCCTAACATTAATACTGTAGAAAAAAGTGGAGCAGATCCTCCAGGAATGTATAACCCTATTTTTTCAATAGGAATAAATTTTCTCCAACATCTTACTCCTGATAAAATTTGTATTTTACACTCTTTATGTAATTGCTTTATATGAAAAGAATTAATATTTCGAAATGCTATATCAATGGATTTTTTTAATTGATATGAAATTTTGGAATTAGCTATCAAGATTTCTTTTTTTGAAACTAAAAAATTTTTTAAATTACAGTGATCATATTTCTTTGCATAATTTTTAATTGCTAAATC containing:
- the hisD gene encoding histidinol dehydrogenase, translating into MDIKVHINPQLDIWKLIIDRYSTKNIKIKQEVKSIINNVKCEGDLAIKNYAKKYDHCNLKNFLVSKKEILIANSKISYQLKKSIDIAFRNINSFHIKQLHKECKIQILSGVRCWRKFIPIEKIGLYIPGGSAPLFSTVLMLGIPSKIAGCKDVILCTPSNQYGEISPSILYTAQYIGINKIYKVGGAQAIAAMAIGTKSIPKVYKIFGPGNSYVTEAKKNVFQNGMVSIDMPAGPSEVAILADDTAVPEYVASDMLSQAEHDAESYILLVTINKLNWVEKVKQELNKQLEYIKVKCELIKESLRHSKIIVVSSLEIGIKIINQVAPEHLMICCQDSINLSNKITNAGSIFLGNYSPVSIGDYISGTNHVLPTNGYAKSYSGISVNSFMKTISFQQISKNGLETLSTAANIMAIEEGMIAHQKSINIRLNK